DNA sequence from the Methanothermobacter sp. genome:
CCAGAACATGTCACTGAATTCCTTCACAACCCATGAGAACAGGGAGATAGCGGTGGCCCAAGTCCTCCAGGCAGAGGCTGCAGGTATCAGGCCGTCATATCATATGAACCCCATACTCCTCAAACCCAAGGAGGACTTCACATCCCAGGTCATAGTCCACGGGAGACCCGCAGGGAACATGAACTTCCAGGAGTACCAGACAGGCTTCCGTAAAACCGCCCTTAAGGCCATAAGGGAGTCCCTCAATTACCTTAAGGAGCGATATGATATCATCGTGATTGAGGGGGCCGGGTCACCTGCCGAGATAAACATGAGGGACCGGGACCTTGCCAATATGGAGATAGCCCATCTTGCAGACGCTGATGTTATACTTGTTGCTGATATAGACCGTGGAGGTGTTTTTGCCTCAATTGCAGGCACCCTGATGCTTCTCGATGAGCGTGACAGGTCCCGGATAAGGGGTGTTGTCATAAACAAGTTCCGGGGAAACCTTGACATCCTCATGCCAGGTATAGAAAGGATTGAGGAGATCACAGGTGTGCCTGTGCTTGGTGTGCTACCCTACGATGAGAGCCTGAAGTTGCCTGAGGAGGATTCAGCCTCGCTTTCAGAACGCAAGTACCGTGGAAGGGGTGATGTGAAGATCGGTGTCATGAGGCTTCCCCGAATATCCAACTTCACAGACATAGACCCCCTTGAGTACGAGGAGGACGTTGCCGTGAGGCTCATAGAGGCCGGTGACAGTCTCGAGGGCCTTGACGCCATCATAATCCCCGGGACCAGGAACACCATAAGCGACCTCATGTATCTGAGGGAAAATGGCTTCGCCGATGAGATCAGGGATCTGAGTCGTGAGATACCGGTATTCGGTATATGCGGTGGTTTCCAGATGCTTGGGAGGAGGGTCGTGGATGAGGGCCTTCAGGAGTCAAAACTGGGAAGCGTGGATGGCCTCAACCTCCTTGACTGCAAAACCACCTTTACAGGCGATGGTAAGATAATATCCCAGAGTGCCGGGGATATCACCGGTGCCGGCCTGTTCTCAGGTATTGCAGGGGAAACCGTGGAGGGCTATGAGCTCCATGAGGGAACCACAGTCCTAGGTGATGTTAAACCCTTCCTGAAGGTTAGGAGGGGCTTTGGTAACACATACACCATGGGATTCGATGGGGCCGCTGAGGGGAACGTTGCTGGTACCTACTTCCACGGCATATTCCACAACTTCAGATTCAGGAGGTACTTCACCAACATTCTGAGGGAGAGTAAGGGCCTTGAAAAGCTTGACTATGTGGACGACCACTTCGATGCCTCAAGGAGGTTCTCAATTGACCGCCTGGCCGAGATAGT
Encoded proteins:
- the cobQ gene encoding cobyric acid synthase CobQ is translated as MSSKCIMVQGTSSSAGKSVLVAALCRIFSKRGYRVAPFKSQNMSLNSFTTHENREIAVAQVLQAEAAGIRPSYHMNPILLKPKEDFTSQVIVHGRPAGNMNFQEYQTGFRKTALKAIRESLNYLKERYDIIVIEGAGSPAEINMRDRDLANMEIAHLADADVILVADIDRGGVFASIAGTLMLLDERDRSRIRGVVINKFRGNLDILMPGIERIEEITGVPVLGVLPYDESLKLPEEDSASLSERKYRGRGDVKIGVMRLPRISNFTDIDPLEYEEDVAVRLIEAGDSLEGLDAIIIPGTRNTISDLMYLRENGFADEIRDLSREIPVFGICGGFQMLGRRVVDEGLQESKLGSVDGLNLLDCKTTFTGDGKIISQSAGDITGAGLFSGIAGETVEGYELHEGTTVLGDVKPFLKVRRGFGNTYTMGFDGAAEGNVAGTYFHGIFHNFRFRRYFTNILRESKGLEKLDYVDDHFDASRRFSIDRLAEIVEEKMDLSIIEDIIEGD